From a region of the Natronogracilivirga saccharolytica genome:
- the bshB1 gene encoding bacillithiol biosynthesis deacetylase BshB1 — translation MKLDIMAIAAHPDDAELCCAGTLAVMTASGKKAGILDLTRGEMGTRGTPEMRVQEAQIAAEILGLSVRENAGLPDCGLENTAGHREQIIRTVRKYRPDICLINAPEDRHPDHRNAARLTLDALFYGGLTRIETTDSETGASQEPWRPSHILHFMQHWPFQPTIVVDITAAIEKKEAAIRAFSSQFLDDGPDDSEPETFVSSRRFFEAVRGRSREYGQQIGVTFGEPFLYYGGPIPAGNLDFLLSTQPIR, via the coding sequence ATGAAACTTGACATCATGGCAATTGCAGCCCATCCCGACGATGCCGAGCTTTGCTGTGCCGGCACACTTGCCGTGATGACAGCGTCCGGGAAAAAGGCGGGGATCCTGGACCTGACCCGCGGAGAGATGGGGACAAGAGGTACGCCTGAAATGAGGGTTCAGGAGGCGCAAATAGCTGCAGAAATACTTGGTTTGTCTGTCAGGGAAAATGCCGGACTGCCGGATTGCGGTCTGGAAAACACTGCCGGACACAGAGAGCAGATTATCAGGACCGTACGCAAGTACCGGCCGGATATCTGCCTGATCAATGCCCCCGAAGACCGGCATCCCGACCATCGCAATGCCGCCAGACTGACACTGGACGCACTCTTTTATGGTGGTCTGACCAGGATTGAAACAACGGACAGCGAGACCGGCGCATCTCAGGAGCCCTGGCGCCCGTCTCACATCCTTCACTTCATGCAGCACTGGCCGTTCCAGCCGACCATTGTCGTCGACATCACTGCTGCCATCGAAAAAAAAGAAGCGGCCATCCGGGCGTTTTCTTCGCAATTTCTTGATGACGGGCCGGATGACAGCGAGCCTGAGACATTTGTATCAAGCCGCCGTTTTTTTGAAGCAGTTCGCGGACGATCCAGAGAATACGGTCAGCAAATTGGAGTGACGTTCGGTGAGCCGTTTCTCTACTACGGCGGACCTATTCCCGCCGGAAATCTGGATTTTCTGCTTTCCACACAACCGATCCGGTAA
- the sucD gene encoding succinate--CoA ligase subunit alpha gives MSVLVGNDTRLVVQGFTGKEGTFHAEQMIAYGTNVIGGVTPGKGGSSHLDRPVFNTVADAVRQEGANTSVIFVPPAFAADAITEAAINGIGVIVCITEGIPVKDMIVAREVVRRHGATLIGPNCPGIITPEQAKVGIMPANVFTPGHIGVISRSGTLTYEAVDQLTKAGLGQSTAIGIGGDPVIGTKHRDAIALFENDPETEAIVLIGEIGGTDEEEAAAWVSENVSKPVVAFIAGRTAPPGRRMGHAGAIVSGGKGTADDKIKALSEAGITVSESPALIGQTVKELL, from the coding sequence ATGAGCGTTTTAGTTGGAAATGACACGAGACTGGTTGTACAGGGCTTCACCGGAAAGGAAGGCACTTTTCACGCCGAACAGATGATCGCTTACGGGACCAATGTCATCGGCGGGGTGACTCCGGGAAAAGGCGGCTCCAGCCATCTCGACAGGCCGGTATTCAATACCGTGGCCGATGCGGTCAGGCAGGAAGGCGCCAACACATCGGTCATATTTGTACCGCCGGCATTTGCCGCTGATGCCATTACCGAAGCGGCCATCAATGGCATCGGGGTGATTGTCTGCATCACCGAGGGCATCCCGGTGAAGGATATGATCGTCGCAAGGGAAGTGGTCCGGCGCCACGGAGCCACGCTCATCGGGCCGAACTGCCCCGGAATTATCACTCCGGAACAGGCCAAGGTCGGCATCATGCCTGCCAATGTATTCACACCCGGACACATCGGGGTGATCTCACGATCCGGTACACTCACGTATGAGGCTGTCGACCAGCTTACCAAGGCCGGACTTGGACAGAGCACGGCCATCGGTATCGGCGGTGATCCCGTAATCGGAACCAAACATCGCGATGCCATTGCCCTGTTCGAAAATGATCCGGAAACCGAGGCTATCGTCCTGATCGGGGAAATCGGGGGTACCGATGAAGAGGAAGCTGCCGCCTGGGTCAGCGAGAATGTCAGCAAGCCTGTCGTTGCATTTATTGCCGGCCGCACAGCCCCTCCCGGCCGCCGCATGGGTCATGCCGGAGCTATTGTCAGCGGCGGAAAAGGAACAGCCGACGACAAGATAAAAGCGCTCAGTGAAGCCGGCATCACCGTCAGTGAAAGTCCGGCGCTTATCGGTCAGACCGTAAAAGAATTGCTGTAG
- a CDS encoding SDR family oxidoreductase, with product MDLQLKDRHFVVTGCSSGFGKAITNALCREGARVTGVARKQDPLSRLHQRWPHQFSPLQGDLTRSETLDRLVNMVKGKSLHGLVLNSGGPPAKPAIHTNISEWDEAYQSVFRWKVDLVLRLMPEFRSSGYGRILFVESQSVKQPIPVLALSNAMRAGVVGFAKSLSRDVASEGITVNVLAPGPHDTPAIERVIAYRAGRSGEDTAEARKAMEKAIPAGRFGTAEEFAGLAAWLLSEHSAYVTGQTISHDGGNISGLFG from the coding sequence ATGGACCTGCAACTCAAGGATCGCCATTTTGTCGTTACCGGATGCAGCTCCGGGTTTGGCAAGGCTATTACGAATGCCTTGTGCCGGGAAGGAGCGCGTGTTACCGGTGTTGCCAGAAAACAGGACCCCCTCTCCAGGTTGCATCAGCGATGGCCTCATCAGTTCAGTCCGCTTCAGGGCGACCTGACCAGGTCCGAAACACTGGACAGGCTGGTTAACATGGTCAAGGGAAAGTCGCTTCACGGACTGGTGCTGAACTCCGGCGGACCTCCGGCAAAGCCGGCCATTCATACAAACATTTCTGAATGGGATGAGGCTTATCAGTCCGTCTTCCGGTGGAAAGTTGACCTCGTGCTGCGACTGATGCCCGAATTCCGGAGCTCCGGATATGGCAGAATTCTTTTTGTTGAGAGCCAGTCCGTCAAACAGCCCATCCCTGTGCTCGCCCTGAGCAATGCCATGCGTGCCGGCGTTGTGGGCTTTGCAAAGTCGCTGTCACGAGATGTCGCCTCCGAAGGCATAACGGTAAATGTGCTGGCTCCCGGTCCTCACGACACTCCGGCTATTGAGCGCGTCATTGCCTACCGCGCCGGGCGAAGCGGAGAAGATACGGCCGAAGCACGAAAAGCCATGGAAAAGGCGATTCCTGCCGGCAGGTTCGGTACGGCAGAAGAGTTTGCCGGACTGGCGGCGTGGCTTTTGTCGGAACACTCGGCA
- a CDS encoding inositol monophosphatase family protein encodes MESQTLKTARLAAEKARDVIRYYDKNRSRLNVELKAKNDLITEADEAAEKVIISVIRQAFPDDDILAEESASETSLTDRRTWIIDPIDGTTNFAHGVPIYCISIAMWEHKKPQTALILEVNRDEWYTAESGKGAWLNGERISVSDITEPQQSLLATGFPYRDLELVDAYLELFKSFMHDTQGVRRPGSAAYDLCLVASGRCDGFFEYGLSAWDVAAGSLLIREAGGVVSDWHGKENWLFGKRIVAGNSDIYQFMKQRIQEIIPEKFLS; translated from the coding sequence ATGGAGTCACAAACATTGAAAACGGCCCGGCTTGCTGCCGAAAAAGCCAGGGATGTCATCAGATATTACGACAAAAACCGCTCCCGGCTGAATGTGGAGCTGAAGGCCAAGAACGATCTGATTACCGAAGCTGACGAGGCGGCGGAAAAAGTGATAATCAGTGTCATCCGCCAGGCTTTTCCGGATGATGACATTCTGGCCGAAGAATCGGCAAGTGAGACCAGCCTCACAGACCGGCGCACATGGATCATCGATCCAATTGACGGAACCACCAATTTCGCGCATGGCGTGCCGATATACTGCATATCCATTGCAATGTGGGAGCATAAAAAGCCGCAGACCGCACTGATTCTTGAAGTCAATCGTGATGAGTGGTACACCGCCGAATCCGGGAAAGGAGCCTGGCTCAACGGAGAGCGCATTTCTGTTTCGGATATCACGGAACCGCAGCAATCACTGCTGGCCACCGGTTTTCCCTATCGTGACCTGGAGCTGGTGGATGCCTACCTTGAACTGTTCAAGTCGTTTATGCATGACACCCAGGGTGTCCGGCGTCCGGGAAGTGCCGCTTACGATCTTTGCCTGGTCGCTTCCGGACGATGTGACGGTTTTTTCGAGTACGGGCTTTCTGCCTGGGATGTCGCCGCCGGCAGCCTGCTGATCCGTGAGGCCGGCGGAGTGGTTTCCGACTGGCACGGCAAAGAAAACTGGCTTTTCGGAAAGCGAATTGTTGCAGGAAATTCCGATATTTACCAATTCATGAAACAACGAATTCAGGAAATTATTCCGGAAAAGTTTCTGAGCTGA
- a CDS encoding RNA polymerase sigma factor produces MSSYTLTEHELNQRLPEFYPRIYRMVRAMVHGSGIDPEDLTQDIFLKVYNKRHLYNASSGLYTWTYQIARNTVLDALRRNKIQRRIFWWSDAEEEPVEFDSGEAGDETLDRRERQKMLHEALAALSEKDRLIITMRDLEGMAYDEIAEIENISVGTVKSRLFTARQRLKKELMRLGVHHQFETDA; encoded by the coding sequence ATGTCATCTTACACACTGACCGAGCACGAACTGAACCAGCGGCTGCCGGAGTTCTATCCGCGCATCTACCGCATGGTGCGAGCTATGGTGCATGGGAGCGGAATCGATCCGGAAGATCTGACACAGGATATCTTCCTCAAGGTGTACAACAAGCGGCATCTGTACAACGCAAGCAGCGGCCTGTACACCTGGACCTATCAGATTGCCCGGAATACCGTACTGGATGCACTGCGTCGCAACAAAATACAGCGCCGGATTTTCTGGTGGAGTGATGCGGAAGAAGAACCTGTAGAGTTTGATTCCGGTGAAGCGGGTGATGAAACGCTGGACCGGCGGGAGCGGCAGAAAATGCTGCATGAGGCACTTGCCGCCCTGTCGGAAAAAGACCGGCTGATTATCACCATGCGGGATCTGGAAGGAATGGCATATGATGAAATTGCAGAAATTGAAAATATATCCGTCGGTACCGTGAAAAGCAGACTATTTACAGCCAGGCAAAGGCTCAAAAAAGAGCTGATGCGGCTTGGTGTTCATCATCAATTTGAAACCGATGCGTAA
- a CDS encoding ABC transporter permease, which produces MLIRIRSIYEGVRLSLYAIWSNKLRSALTTSGIVIGIVMVTTMVTVIDGINRSFESSMEMLGQDVVFVQKWPWGFGGEYRWWDYVNRREMDVTYASEISARSTWASAVSAEASRRGSVTYRDETAEEVQIDGVTASYIRTSAIEISDGRFFTEEEDHAARNVVILGHDVADALFNWRDPVGQRVRIGGRRFEVIGVLERQGNFLGMQSFDNMAIIPINTFRYIYGLHRGISIRVQFDNDQALREGQYEIEGIMRQIRRLDPAEDNDFAINRLDMFEQQYRAMTGAIYGVGIFLTALSLFVGGIGVMNIMYVSVKERTREIGIRKAVGARYREVLQQFLVESVVICFIGGILGIMLSGVAVYAINQYFVAHLGINTILLAFVITTITGLVFGFLPAHKAAKSDPIESLRYS; this is translated from the coding sequence ATGCTTATTCGAATTCGCAGCATTTACGAGGGTGTGCGTCTGTCGCTCTATGCCATCTGGAGCAACAAGCTGCGTTCCGCGCTGACTACCTCCGGTATCGTTATAGGTATTGTGATGGTAACTACTATGGTTACCGTTATCGACGGGATCAACCGGTCGTTCGAATCGAGCATGGAGATGCTCGGACAGGATGTGGTTTTCGTTCAGAAATGGCCCTGGGGTTTTGGAGGAGAGTATCGCTGGTGGGATTATGTCAATCGCAGGGAGATGGATGTAACCTATGCCTCCGAGATTTCTGCCAGAAGCACCTGGGCATCAGCCGTTTCCGCCGAAGCTTCCAGGCGGGGAAGCGTGACATACCGCGATGAAACAGCCGAAGAGGTCCAGATTGATGGAGTTACCGCCAGCTATATCCGCACTTCAGCCATAGAGATATCAGACGGCCGCTTTTTTACCGAAGAAGAGGATCATGCCGCCAGGAATGTGGTGATTCTGGGGCATGATGTTGCTGATGCCCTGTTTAACTGGCGCGATCCGGTCGGACAGAGGGTTCGCATTGGCGGGAGACGTTTCGAGGTAATCGGGGTTCTGGAGCGCCAGGGAAATTTTCTGGGAATGCAGAGTTTCGACAATATGGCCATAATTCCCATCAACACATTCCGCTATATTTACGGGCTGCATCGCGGTATTTCCATCCGGGTGCAGTTTGACAACGATCAGGCGCTCAGAGAAGGTCAGTACGAAATTGAAGGCATCATGAGGCAGATCCGCAGGCTTGATCCTGCCGAAGACAACGATTTTGCCATCAATCGCCTGGATATGTTCGAGCAGCAGTATCGTGCCATGACCGGCGCCATCTACGGTGTGGGAATTTTTCTGACGGCTCTGTCGCTGTTTGTCGGCGGGATCGGAGTGATGAATATCATGTATGTATCGGTCAAGGAACGGACGCGCGAAATAGGCATCCGGAAAGCCGTGGGTGCGCGCTACCGGGAAGTGCTGCAGCAGTTCCTGGTGGAGTCGGTAGTCATCTGCTTTATTGGCGGCATACTGGGCATTATGCTCTCGGGCGTGGCGGTATATGCCATCAATCAGTATTTCGTTGCGCATCTGGGCATAAACACTATCCTGCTGGCTTTTGTAATCACAACGATTACCGGACTGGTTTTCGGGTTTTTGCCGGCCCACAAGGCTGCCAAGTCCGATCCCATTGAATCACTGCGCTACTCGTGA
- the dnaG gene encoding DNA primase: MIPDDKKEEVRQAADIVDVVSDHVKLRRTGSNFTGLCPFHSEKTPSFSVSPGLGIYKCFGCGEGGDVFNFVMKVDGVGFEEAVRTLAERYNVVLPEKEEQSYDPNQYLKDGIYHALRFAGHFYYNNLADSDEAAHVRDYLQKRGYPWKTVRKYGLGYAPDRYDGLLKAASDAGINRDYLMEAGLLKARERGSGYYDTFRARLMFPIFNPSGKVIAFGGRTLSDAKNIPKYINSPQTQVYNKSEVLYGIQVARNDIRKEGEVILVEGYTDVISLQQAGIGNVVSTSGTSLTPDQVRVMKRYGDTVVMIFDADVAGVRAAVRGISIALEGGMAVRVLTLPEGEDPDSYVREYGEEGFRELRKKETMDFLRYLVSLAKKEGRWDDPVDRRKIITEMLEAIAVMPDEVSRMNFLQELSRISRIGDRTLQKELEIVRNRIRKSARLRSSRPGREQAGPQPRYGHDSGSGHGRMPGHGHTHHPEAGQTQPNREQQGEKQPGRDPGQPAASQNIPSGPKGGVPAAEGGFPEATRSSSRDTAGPVRRPEYEKELIRLMLTFGNKLVSFIGMHCSEEYFEDPQLKAFYEDIMQRYQNGEEISVEAYSRREHPYPELVGEIVLERYWISELGMKKRGYNIHKDADPFKTARGALKTIRIRFLEQLHQRLLDDYPYADTDRKAQIQEWIRKARRERNRFETVASETLFPAES; this comes from the coding sequence ATGATTCCGGACGATAAAAAAGAAGAAGTAAGACAGGCAGCCGACATCGTGGATGTCGTCTCTGATCACGTCAAGCTGCGCCGCACAGGCAGCAACTTCACCGGATTGTGCCCGTTTCACAGCGAGAAAACACCATCATTCAGTGTGTCACCCGGACTCGGAATCTACAAATGCTTCGGATGCGGGGAGGGCGGCGATGTGTTCAATTTTGTGATGAAGGTGGATGGTGTCGGGTTTGAGGAAGCGGTGCGAACCCTGGCGGAGCGATACAATGTCGTGCTGCCGGAAAAGGAGGAGCAGTCCTACGATCCCAATCAGTACCTCAAGGACGGTATCTACCACGCACTGAGATTTGCCGGCCATTTTTACTACAACAATCTGGCTGATTCCGACGAAGCCGCCCACGTCCGGGATTATCTGCAGAAGCGCGGCTACCCCTGGAAAACGGTGCGAAAGTACGGTCTGGGATATGCGCCCGACCGCTATGATGGCTTGCTTAAAGCTGCATCTGATGCCGGAATCAACCGGGACTATCTTATGGAAGCGGGGCTGCTCAAAGCCCGTGAGCGCGGTTCCGGCTATTACGACACCTTCCGCGCCCGTCTGATGTTTCCGATCTTCAATCCGAGCGGAAAGGTCATCGCGTTCGGCGGCCGCACCCTTTCCGACGCCAAAAACATCCCGAAGTACATCAATTCGCCGCAGACGCAGGTCTACAACAAGAGCGAAGTGCTTTACGGCATTCAGGTGGCCAGGAATGACATCCGCAAGGAGGGGGAAGTTATTCTGGTGGAAGGGTATACCGATGTGATCTCACTTCAGCAGGCGGGGATCGGCAATGTGGTATCGACCAGCGGGACCTCGCTGACACCGGATCAGGTGCGTGTGATGAAGCGCTACGGCGATACGGTTGTGATGATTTTCGATGCGGATGTTGCCGGGGTGAGGGCTGCGGTGAGGGGGATCTCGATTGCGCTGGAAGGCGGGATGGCCGTGAGGGTGCTGACGCTGCCTGAGGGGGAGGATCCCGACTCCTATGTGCGGGAATACGGTGAAGAAGGGTTCCGGGAGCTCAGGAAGAAAGAGACTATGGATTTTTTGAGATACCTGGTTTCGCTGGCGAAAAAAGAGGGCCGGTGGGATGACCCTGTGGACCGGCGGAAAATCATCACCGAAATGCTTGAAGCCATTGCCGTAATGCCGGACGAGGTTTCCCGGATGAATTTTTTACAGGAACTGAGCAGAATCAGCCGGATCGGGGACAGGACACTTCAAAAGGAACTGGAGATCGTCCGGAACCGCATCCGCAAAAGCGCCCGGTTGCGCTCATCGCGTCCGGGGCGGGAGCAAGCCGGTCCGCAGCCCCGGTACGGCCACGATTCCGGCTCCGGACACGGCCGTATGCCAGGTCACGGGCACACACATCATCCCGAAGCCGGACAGACGCAGCCGAATCGTGAACAACAGGGGGAAAAGCAGCCGGGCAGGGATCCGGGACAACCTGCCGCATCCCAAAACATACCCTCAGGGCCTAAAGGCGGTGTTCCTGCTGCTGAAGGCGGATTTCCGGAGGCGACCCGCTCATCCAGCCGCGATACGGCCGGACCGGTAAGGCGCCCGGAGTACGAAAAAGAGCTCATCCGCCTGATGCTTACCTTCGGAAACAAGCTGGTTTCTTTTATCGGTATGCACTGCAGCGAAGAATATTTCGAAGATCCGCAGCTGAAAGCTTTTTATGAGGACATCATGCAGCGTTATCAGAACGGTGAGGAAATTTCCGTCGAGGCATACAGCCGCAGGGAACATCCCTACCCCGAACTGGTGGGTGAAATCGTGCTGGAGCGGTACTGGATCAGCGAGCTTGGCATGAAAAAGCGCGGCTACAATATTCACAAAGATGCCGATCCGTTCAAAACGGCACGCGGGGCGCTGAAGACAATAAGAATACGATTCCTCGAACAGTTGCATCAAAGGCTGCTGGATGATTATCCTTATGCCGATACCGACCGCAAAGCACAGATTCAGGAATGGATTCGGAAAGCACGTCGCGAGCGCAACCGGTTTGAAACCGTAGCATCAGAAACATTGTTTCCGGCAGAATCCTGA